From Azospirillum brasilense:
CAAGCGTGTCGCCGAAGGCATGGTTTTCCGCCACCAGCGTCGGCAGGGTGAACAGGCCGAAGACGGCGACGGGATGGCCGTGGGCCTGGGTCATCGTCACGCCGGCCAGCGGCACCGCGATCATCAGGGCGTAGAGCGCCAGATGCCCGGCCTTCGCGGTCAGCAGGAGCAGCGGCGCGGTGTCGGCGGGCATGGGCGGCGGCGGGCTGACGGCGCGCCAGACCATACGCAGCGCCACCAGCGCCAGCACGAGGACGCCGAGCGAGCGGTGGAGGTCCATCAGGGCGGTCCGCTCCGGCCCTCGGGGCACCAGCCCGCGCCCTTGGGCGATGGCGAAGGCCACCAGGATCAGCAGGGCGACGCTCCAATGCAGGAACAGCATCACCCCGTCGTAGCGGGTCTTGATGGGGCGGGTCTTGACGGGCGGCCGGACGGCGGCCTCGGAGTAAGCGTTGGACATCGGAAGTCCCCTCATCGGCAGAAACAGGCAAGTCCTGCCGATCCTGTCCGGGGGCGACTGAACCGAAGCTGAACGGCGGAACCCAGGACTGAGATGGGGGTGCCGCGCTGATCCGCGCCGTGGTCGCACGGATGACCCGGCGCGCCAGCCGGGTAACCCCGATCAGAGGAAACGTTCTCGCCGCCGGTCGTCGCCGAAGGGCGTCACACCGCCGCTTCGGACTCCGGCGCCAGTTCGGACGCGGGCAGCAGGCGGCGGACGGTCAGGCACACGATGTCGCCGGTCTGCCCGCCCGGACCGACATGGGCCTCCACCGCGCGCAGGAGCAGTTCGGAGCGGTCGCGCGCCGACAGGCCGCGGCCCTGATGCAGGACGGCGGCGAGA
This genomic window contains:
- a CDS encoding cytochrome b yields the protein MSNAYSEAAVRPPVKTRPIKTRYDGVMLFLHWSVALLILVAFAIAQGRGLVPRGPERTALMDLHRSLGVLVLALVALRMVWRAVSPPPPMPADTAPLLLLTAKAGHLALYALMIAVPLAGVTMTQAHGHPVAVFGLFTLPTLVAENHAFGDTLEKLHELLGTAIIVLAGLHAVAALVHQYVLKDGTLSRMLPWGNR